tcTTTTTTTTGGTACTTAGCACGTAATATagacttaaaattattatcttttcaaCTTGATGttgggtaaataaataaattattgacaaagccgtgccgccaagcgataaaGAGAGAGCGGTTACAGattagcgtttttttttttgcgcgTTTTATACTCGTTTCACATGTAGCGCTATGTAAGCAGAGTGAGAATCTGAAAATTCATTCAGAAATTAAGATATctggagaaccagagtaactgactaAGCTAAAGTAATAATGAgcaggcacatagttcgaagaatTTGGTGGTTGGGGTCACACAGTGCTAGAATAGGTTACGCGTCGCGCTGCACATTGTTCTTACCTACCCACtagattaagtactatgtacctacatcacCAATTTGGcattatgctggtttctatagttttattttttaacccccgaccaaaaaaggaatggatgaggaaggctgaggaccgggtgtggtggcgctctttagggaaggcctatgtccagcagtggacttccacaggctgatgatgatgatgatgatgatgaccaaaaaagaggggtgttataattttgacgtgtgtatgtatgtatctgtatatctgtgtatctgtctgtggcatcgtagctcctaaactaatgaaccgattttaatttatttttttttgtttgaaaggtggcttgatcgagagtgttcaatagccataattcaagaaaatcggttcagccgtttgaaagttatcagctcttttctagttattactgtaaccttcacttgtcgggggtgttataaatttttaatttacacttgtacttagttatattgtatagctttatttaattaactcagtgcccagtaaaaccaactgtggttttggtggcgctgaatgtaacaaaaactctctgtatattttttaagttaataaataaataaaaataaataaatattaatttttattagtatcTATATGGTATGCATTTCCCCTGATGCTGTACAGTCACTGTGCCAGGCTTGGTCTCACACTGCAACTGGCACAGATTATAGTATGACTTGTTGTTCGTACCGCACACTGGATCGTATATCTTCGAGCAGTAGCAATTGTTCTTCTTAGGCTCTTCTGGAATTGTTGTGGTTTCTGCTCTGCAAACAAAATAAACGaattaagtgtaaattaaaaatctataacacccccgacaagtgaaggttacagtacctagaagaggactgataactttcaaacggttgaaccgattttcttgaattaggtatagctaagaacactctcgatcaagccacctttcaaacaaaaaaaagctaaattaaaatcggttcattagtttaggagctacgataccacagacagatacacagaaagacagatacacacgtcaaacttataacacccctctttttgtgtcgggggttaaaaattactgcGACCGATTTAGGATAGGACAAACAAGTAAGTAGCTCAAGTCATACTcactttacactaatattatacaggcgaaagtttttgtgtatgtgtgtatgtttgttacgctttCACGCATAAACCactggacgggtttggctgaaatttggaatggatatagattataccctggattaacacataggctactttttattccggaaaatcaatgagttctcacggga
The window above is part of the Maniola jurtina chromosome 5, ilManJurt1.1, whole genome shotgun sequence genome. Proteins encoded here:
- the LOC123865714 gene encoding serine protease inhibitor Kazal-type 1-like, producing the protein MTLWLSVFIYVTLQFYDSTSYPARNLGVSPFMVNKSNEDEEEEAETTTIPEEPKKNNCYCSKIYDPVCGTNNKSYYNLCQLQCETKPGTVTVQHQGKCIPYRY